The proteins below are encoded in one region of uncultured Methanobrevibacter sp.:
- a CDS encoding flavodoxin family protein, with product MKIVALQASPRKGGNCDVLMDEMIKGIEENGGEVVKYFLEGCDIAPCKACMYCAENPECVRADDGNKIIDDLVSADGVIFATPIYYGQMTAQGKLIIDRFYAIGQNPDKSLSGKAALIFTENQPEGTYADYIELTKFSPFTFMGYEVIGHVDAGSAGPAGIVAEEQEDKLKEAYELGLKF from the coding sequence ATGAAAATTGTAGCACTTCAAGCAAGCCCACGTAAAGGCGGAAACTGCGACGTATTAATGGATGAAATGATTAAAGGTATTGAAGAAAACGGCGGCGAAGTAGTAAAATACTTCCTCGAAGGCTGTGATATCGCACCATGTAAAGCATGCATGTACTGTGCTGAAAATCCTGAATGCGTAAGAGCTGACGACGGAAACAAAATTATCGATGATTTAGTATCAGCTGACGGTGTAATATTTGCAACACCAATCTACTACGGTCAGATGACTGCTCAAGGTAAACTGATCATTGACAGATTCTATGCAATCGGCCAAAACCCTGATAAAAGCTTATCCGGAAAAGCAGCATTGATATTTACTGAAAATCAGCCTGAAGGAACCTATGCAGATTATATTGAACTTACCAAATTCTCACCATTCACATTCATGGGATATGAAGTTATTGGTCATGTAGATGCAGGTTCAGCAGGCCCTGCAGGAATTGTAGCTGAAGAACAGGAAGACAAATTAAAAGAAGCTTATGAATTAGGCTTAAAATTTTAA
- a CDS encoding PD-(D/E)XK nuclease family protein, whose product MKLSKSKVNTYLKCPREFKFQYIDEIEMKPNKYMALGSDVHLIAEKFTDKFEDNLDDVDIQNELIKVANELDIGYGLDEHIDNLGLFFKEVFVDRDYKLFSNEEYLLDKKNRFSGICDIILEDENGKLTVIDYKTSNSNSFSKYRLELCYYKLLVENVYHKQVNKVGVFFTKNGRLRLLDVCEEENKRKNLCYSEIDDAVDTLHEVREKINRKEFPAKKQYLCRYCTYRHLCDDEFYFFR is encoded by the coding sequence ATGAAATTATCCAAATCAAAAGTCAACACATATCTCAAATGTCCGCGTGAGTTCAAGTTTCAGTATATTGATGAAATTGAAATGAAACCGAACAAGTATATGGCACTTGGAAGCGATGTTCATCTGATAGCTGAAAAGTTTACAGACAAATTTGAGGACAATCTGGACGATGTGGATATTCAAAACGAACTGATTAAAGTTGCCAATGAATTGGATATAGGATATGGTCTTGATGAACATATTGACAATTTAGGACTCTTTTTTAAGGAAGTCTTTGTTGACAGGGACTATAAGTTATTTTCTAATGAGGAATATCTCCTTGACAAGAAAAACAGGTTTTCCGGAATCTGTGATATCATATTGGAAGATGAAAACGGAAAGCTTACTGTAATAGACTACAAGACAAGCAATTCAAATTCCTTTTCAAAGTACCGTCTGGAGCTTTGCTACTATAAGTTACTTGTTGAAAATGTCTACCACAAACAGGTAAATAAAGTTGGAGTGTTTTTTACAAAAAACGGACGTTTAAGACTTCTTGATGTATGTGAAGAGGAAAACAAGCGCAAGAATTTATGTTATTCTGAAATTGATGATGCAGTCGATACCCTTCATGAAGTACGTGAAAAAATCAACAGAAAAGAGTTTCCGGCTAAAAAACAATACTTATGCAGGTACTGTACCTACAGACACCTGTGTGATGATGAATTTTATTTTTTCCGATGA
- a CDS encoding Na+/H+ antiporter NhaC family protein, giving the protein MDDKIRMGLIVAVSIILLFVLSLWISQTPADADNSVRFGILTLLPPLVAIILAFITKETILSLFIGVFVGEFMLCANDINIISTIVNAFLNLASQVITCMADPWNAGIILQCLLIGGVIQLITKMGGAKALADSFAKRANTPRKAQLFTWLLGLCVFFDDYANSLIVGPIMRPVMDKLKVSREKLAFVVDATAAPVAGIAIISTWIGLEISLIAAGFQSVGVSNATGFGIFLQTIPYRFYNIFILLFIVISAATLYEFGPMKKAEQKARARKDDEPVVVAEAPGFDEVKPVEGIKLSVWNAVIPILTLIVGALIAFYWSGYTSILGGEDQALITLMKTSPLSFNGIFEALSASDASVALFQAALLASIVAIVMAVGEKILTIEDAISEWIGGMKTIVITGVILLLAWSLGAVIGEVGTADYLVGILSGSIPAFIVPTLIFILGALISFATGTAYGTMSILMPLAIPLGWAVSSGDMSFTIVCTSGVLTGAIFGDHCSPISDTTILSSMGTSCNHIDHVQTQIYYAIFVAVIAIVLGYLPAGFGVPWFICIPLGVVAMFIGLRILGEKVDFDEVEEEATS; this is encoded by the coding sequence ATGGATGATAAAATAAGAATGGGATTAATTGTTGCTGTTTCAATAATACTTCTTTTTGTTTTATCTTTATGGATTTCTCAAACACCTGCAGATGCCGATAATTCTGTAAGATTTGGAATATTGACATTATTGCCACCTCTTGTAGCTATTATATTGGCATTTATAACAAAAGAAACAATTTTATCATTGTTTATAGGTGTTTTCGTTGGAGAGTTTATGTTATGTGCAAATGACATCAATATCATTTCCACTATCGTAAATGCGTTCCTTAATCTGGCTTCACAGGTAATCACCTGTATGGCTGACCCATGGAATGCAGGTATTATTCTTCAATGTCTGCTTATCGGTGGAGTAATCCAGCTGATTACAAAAATGGGTGGGGCAAAAGCTCTTGCAGATTCATTTGCTAAAAGAGCCAACACTCCTAGAAAAGCTCAATTATTCACTTGGTTATTAGGATTATGTGTATTCTTTGACGATTATGCAAACTCCTTAATCGTAGGTCCAATCATGAGACCTGTAATGGACAAACTTAAAGTATCTAGAGAGAAACTGGCATTTGTAGTTGACGCAACTGCTGCTCCTGTGGCAGGTATTGCTATTATTTCAACATGGATCGGTCTTGAAATAAGTCTTATCGCTGCCGGTTTCCAGTCAGTCGGAGTATCAAATGCAACAGGTTTTGGAATATTCCTGCAGACCATACCATATAGGTTCTACAATATATTTATCCTTTTATTTATTGTAATTTCAGCAGCTACCCTATATGAATTCGGTCCGATGAAAAAGGCAGAACAGAAGGCACGTGCCAGAAAAGATGACGAACCTGTTGTTGTTGCAGAAGCACCTGGTTTTGATGAAGTAAAACCTGTTGAAGGAATCAAACTTTCAGTATGGAACGCTGTCATACCTATTCTTACACTGATTGTAGGAGCACTTATCGCATTTTACTGGAGCGGATACACCTCAATTTTAGGCGGAGAAGATCAGGCTCTCATAACTCTGATGAAAACATCCCCATTATCATTCAATGGTATATTTGAAGCATTGTCAGCTTCAGATGCATCTGTTGCACTTTTCCAGGCTGCACTTTTAGCATCAATCGTTGCAATAGTTATGGCAGTCGGTGAAAAGATACTTACCATTGAAGATGCAATATCCGAATGGATCGGCGGTATGAAAACCATCGTTATTACCGGTGTAATACTTCTTCTTGCATGGTCCCTCGGTGCTGTAATCGGTGAGGTCGGAACTGCTGATTATCTGGTAGGAATCCTGAGCGGTTCAATACCTGCATTTATCGTACCGACACTTATCTTTATTTTAGGTGCATTGATTTCCTTTGCAACTGGTACAGCATACGGTACAATGAGTATTCTTATGCCTCTGGCTATTCCGCTCGGATGGGCGGTAAGTTCAGGTGATATGAGCTTTACTATCGTCTGTACCAGTGGAGTGCTGACTGGAGCAATTTTCGGAGACCACTGTTCACCTATTTCAGATACAACAATTCTCTCATCAATGGGAACAAGCTGTAACCATATAGACCACGTACAAACACAAATCTACTATGCAATATTCGTAGCTGTAATTGCTATAGTGTTAGGTTACCTGCCTGCAGGATTCGGTGTTCCATGGTTCATCTGCATTCCGCTAGGTGTTGTAGCAATGTTTATCGGTCTTAGGATACTTGGTGAGAAAGTCGATTTTGATGAAGTTGAGGAAGAGGCCACTTCCTAA
- a CDS encoding GNAT family N-acetyltransferase: MATTDYIIKEDNTQKIFLSENTLNVADILKKHYIYIYEAIIDEGIILKADECSLFKELVFENKVVGFCSYDFSREFITVAINNIYVLPEFRGNGIFHDELLKTMKEHNKPSIMEPTRLVVELLLRYGLAKKITQNIVASSLEFIIPGSHVISNGNYDASEELSTHFYDLNICASIHILDLENTHIAYSEPLNYDIIHYDVLENRRFIDENYFSKIREIFISRDVEIMNVILDLEDMLPVKSYSIEDVVGSGDEFSPYIESLIDDAHVTHEKAVRIKQQMIEEYEAGMIVNESLMIRLAYLFKEDVEPSIKSHSDVCPYCSMPIDSHDKFCHFCGINLEFDPEEKMDSLMEFTNFNQVELSEDIRFVAYKFLKLIAQGIEVEYSIFTIVNTYDIEWSILKKYLEENRYFCNGKITEKGWTFMDNHPLNVYEKYCLNMVDYSDFEAYFYENDGLDKKEIVLNYLKQFNDEFIDIIDEINEN, from the coding sequence ATGGCAACTACCGATTATATTATTAAAGAGGATAATACACAAAAGATATTTTTAAGTGAAAATACCTTGAATGTAGCTGATATCCTTAAAAAGCATTATATATACATTTATGAAGCCATTATCGATGAAGGAATAATTCTGAAGGCCGATGAATGCAGTCTGTTTAAGGAACTTGTTTTTGAAAATAAGGTAGTTGGATTTTGCAGCTATGACTTTTCAAGGGAATTTATAACAGTTGCCATCAACAATATCTATGTTCTTCCGGAGTTTCGGGGAAACGGCATTTTTCATGATGAGCTTTTAAAAACCATGAAGGAGCACAACAAGCCAAGCATAATGGAGCCTACAAGACTGGTTGTAGAACTGCTTTTAAGATATGGTCTTGCAAAAAAGATAACCCAAAACATTGTTGCAAGTTCTCTTGAATTTATCATTCCCGGAAGTCATGTCATTTCAAACGGCAATTATGACGCTTCAGAAGAGCTTTCAACCCATTTTTATGACCTGAACATTTGCGCAAGCATTCACATTCTGGATTTGGAAAACACTCACATTGCCTACAGCGAACCTTTAAACTATGATATAATTCATTATGACGTGCTTGAAAACCGCAGATTTATTGATGAAAACTATTTTTCCAAAATCAGGGAGATATTCATAAGCAGAGATGTTGAGATAATGAATGTAATACTTGATTTGGAGGACATGCTACCGGTAAAATCATATTCCATTGAGGATGTGGTGGGTTCGGGCGATGAGTTTTCACCATACATTGAATCTCTCATAGATGATGCCCATGTAACTCATGAAAAGGCAGTGAGAATCAAGCAGCAGATGATAGAAGAATACGAAGCCGGAATGATTGTAAATGAATCTCTGATGATAAGGCTTGCATATCTTTTCAAGGAGGATGTGGAGCCCTCAATAAAGTCCCACAGCGACGTATGCCCATACTGCAGCATGCCAATTGACAGCCATGACAAGTTCTGCCATTTCTGTGGAATCAATCTTGAATTTGACCCTGAGGAAAAGATGGACAGTCTGATGGAGTTTACAAACTTTAATCAGGTAGAATTGAGTGAAGACATTCGTTTTGTTGCATATAAGTTCTTAAAATTAATTGCACAGGGAATTGAGGTGGAATATTCAATATTTACAATAGTAAATACATATGATATTGAATGGAGTATTCTCAAAAAGTATTTGGAGGAAAACAGATATTTCTGCAATGGCAAAATCACTGAAAAGGGATGGACATTCATGGATAATCATCCTCTTAATGTATATGAAAAATACTGTCTGAATATGGTTGACTACAGTGATTTTGAAGCTTATTTCTATGAAAATGATGGTCTGGATAAAAAAGAAATAGTGTTAAATTACCTGAAGCAATTTAACGATGAATTTATTGATATTATCGATGAAATTAATGAAAATTAA
- a CDS encoding ketopantoate reductase family protein, producing MKILVIGAGAVGIGLAASLMSQNADVSIYARGETAKAIKKNGIKRCGLFENYSFSSDEVKVFSDYRDIAKNSFDYVFITSKTTANDDISQKLNEFRDILKTDFKIIIFQNGFGNDNAYLRYFDKSEVFCARLITGFARHDRYISEVTVYTEPIQIGSLQNQDPKDLKEIADMIAASGIGCELTDEVDKYLWAKMLYNCALNPLGTILDVNYGKLTENEYSKEIMDRIIDEIFDVINASEYETFWDNSEEYKKIFYNKLVPDTYEHISSTHRDVKRKIKTEIDSLNGSVIRLAETYGIDVSTNRIIYNLIKSIENDF from the coding sequence ATGAAGATTTTAGTGATTGGGGCCGGAGCAGTTGGAATCGGTCTTGCAGCATCATTGATGTCCCAGAATGCTGACGTTTCAATTTATGCAAGAGGCGAAACTGCAAAGGCTATTAAAAAAAATGGAATTAAACGATGCGGACTTTTTGAAAACTACTCATTCAGCTCAGATGAAGTTAAGGTATTCAGTGACTACAGAGATATTGCCAAAAACAGCTTTGACTATGTATTTATTACATCAAAAACAACTGCAAATGACGACATTTCACAGAAACTGAATGAATTCAGAGACATTTTAAAAACTGACTTCAAGATTATCATCTTTCAAAACGGCTTTGGAAATGACAATGCATATCTCAGATACTTTGATAAAAGCGAAGTTTTCTGCGCAAGACTAATTACCGGTTTTGCACGCCATGACCGGTACATAAGTGAAGTTACAGTATATACTGAACCTATTCAAATCGGATCACTTCAAAATCAGGACCCGAAAGACCTAAAAGAGATTGCAGATATGATTGCCGCATCAGGTATAGGCTGTGAGCTTACAGATGAAGTGGACAAATATCTCTGGGCAAAAATGCTTTACAACTGCGCATTAAATCCACTGGGCACTATTCTTGATGTAAACTACGGAAAACTGACTGAAAATGAATATTCAAAAGAGATTATGGACAGAATTATCGATGAGATATTTGATGTAATCAATGCAAGCGAATATGAGACTTTTTGGGACAATTCTGAAGAATACAAGAAAATTTTCTACAATAAACTTGTTCCGGACACCTATGAACACATCTCATCCACCCACCGGGATGTGAAAAGGAAAATTAAAACCGAAATTGATTCCCTTAACGGCAGCGTTATCAGACTTGCTGAGACATATGGCATTGATGTAAGTACCAACAGAATTATTTATAATTTAATTAAATCAATAGAAAATGACTTCTAA